A DNA window from Thermococcus sp. 4557 contains the following coding sequences:
- the rgy gene encoding reverse gyrase, giving the protein MKAIYREMCPNCLGRISDERLINKNPCSECLDDTVTADSYFDLITAVRSALKLRGTLKEWERIYSLENGLREVEGFFEKATGFTFWSAQRTWVKRLLKGRSFSIIAPTGMGKSTFGAFMAVWHATRGKKSYIVVPTTPLVVQTARKIRKIAENAGVEVNLAYYHGNLRKKEKEEMLAKIQNEDYGILVTSAQWMARKFDEVLKGRHFDFIFVDDVDAFLKASKNIDRSLYLLGFNDEVIGKAWEIIRLKKQMSKYLNGRAKDREERLKELNAQIAELQRDIEEFKRENPIGIMIIASATGSARGDRIKLYRELLGFEVGSGRSALRNVADTYLKPSKDIKEHVEDLLTMLGRGGIIFTPIDQGLGYAEELADYLRERGFRIELVSSKNRKAIERFENGEADYLIGSATYYGSLVRGLDMPHLIRYAIFTGVPKFRFSIDLERPTIYRALGLLSEVMDFLSDEDRKQAEKLHARLRRLIRNIPQFELLKIEEALAEGLPIENEFHNHVLGVFRELVEFLRRVLKDEEVLRKLAEDPFISLKEEDGKWYIEIPDVRTYIQATGRTSRLFAGGITKGLSVLIVDNEKVFNGLLRQMRWRFTEFKMVPFKELDLDEVLRQIDEDREKVRLVMEGKISAKVKDLVKSALMIVESPNKARTIANFFGQPSKTRIGDLVAYEVSIGNMMLTILASGGHMFDLVTNEGYHGVLVDEKDGMLKFIPVYDTIKRCRDCGHQFVDWEEKGVCPRCGSTNVRDALQNVKAMRELAQEVDEILIATDPDTEGEKIAWDIMNVLSPYTPNIKRIEFHEVTRPAIMRAIEEARDVNEGRVNAQIVRRIEDRWIGFELSQELQRVFENRNLSAGRVQTPVLGWVIERYKEFTESETYFMGLTLENDLRVTIELGKDGKGIEPPEYVTVEDVQLEERELKPSPPYTTDAMLKDASTFLKLSAPEAMRIAQDLFEMGLITYHRTDSTHVSNTGIEIAKEYITQELGEEYFKPRPWGEEGTHEAIRPTRPIDTGRLMQLIRDGILQLPKNLTRNHYRLYDMIFKKFMTSQMKAARIIHERAVIDAGIGKTEVEGYVEVVEDGWTRLRSPPMRQLPMLEKGARLKVVEAKKWKAPKVSLYTQGDIIALMKERKIGRPSTYAKIVQTLLQRYYAIETRGRKKLVPTDQGIKVYHYLISKYKDLVNEEKTRGLEEMMDRIEEGSVDYQEVLNALYRELQGYLGNGKPQ; this is encoded by the coding sequence ATGAAGGCGATCTATCGGGAGATGTGCCCGAACTGCCTCGGTAGAATCTCCGATGAGAGGCTGATCAATAAGAACCCGTGCAGCGAGTGTCTCGATGATACCGTCACCGCCGATTCTTATTTTGACCTCATCACCGCGGTTAGAAGCGCTCTGAAGCTCAGAGGCACGTTGAAGGAGTGGGAGAGGATATACTCCCTCGAGAACGGGCTGCGTGAAGTCGAGGGGTTCTTCGAAAAGGCCACCGGCTTTACCTTCTGGAGCGCGCAGAGAACGTGGGTTAAGAGACTCCTCAAGGGCAGGAGCTTCTCAATCATAGCCCCCACTGGAATGGGCAAGAGCACCTTCGGGGCGTTCATGGCTGTATGGCACGCGACCAGGGGAAAGAAGAGCTACATAGTTGTGCCGACAACACCGCTGGTGGTTCAGACCGCCAGGAAGATTAGGAAGATAGCGGAGAACGCGGGCGTTGAGGTCAACCTCGCCTACTACCACGGCAACCTCCGGAAGAAGGAGAAGGAGGAGATGCTGGCCAAGATTCAGAACGAGGACTACGGGATACTCGTCACCAGCGCCCAGTGGATGGCCAGGAAGTTCGATGAGGTTCTGAAGGGCAGGCACTTCGATTTCATATTCGTCGATGACGTTGATGCGTTTCTCAAGGCCAGCAAGAACATAGACCGCTCCCTTTACCTCCTCGGTTTCAACGACGAGGTGATCGGAAAGGCCTGGGAGATAATTCGCCTTAAAAAGCAGATGTCCAAATACCTGAACGGACGCGCCAAGGACAGGGAGGAGAGACTTAAGGAGCTAAACGCTCAGATAGCGGAGCTCCAGCGCGATATAGAGGAGTTCAAGCGCGAAAACCCGATCGGAATCATGATAATAGCCTCGGCCACGGGCTCGGCAAGGGGCGACAGGATAAAGCTCTACCGCGAGCTGCTTGGATTCGAGGTCGGAAGCGGGAGAAGCGCCCTCAGGAACGTCGCTGACACCTACCTAAAGCCGAGCAAGGACATCAAGGAGCACGTGGAGGACCTTTTAACGATGCTCGGCAGGGGGGGCATAATATTCACCCCGATCGATCAGGGGCTGGGCTACGCCGAGGAGCTGGCGGATTATCTCCGCGAGCGCGGCTTCAGAATTGAACTCGTCAGCTCCAAGAACAGGAAGGCCATCGAACGCTTCGAGAACGGCGAGGCCGACTACCTCATAGGCTCCGCCACATACTACGGCTCCCTCGTCCGCGGTCTCGACATGCCCCATCTCATCCGCTACGCGATATTCACCGGTGTTCCCAAGTTCCGCTTCTCCATAGACCTCGAAAGACCGACCATCTACCGCGCCCTCGGCCTCCTCAGTGAGGTCATGGACTTCCTGAGCGACGAAGACCGGAAGCAGGCTGAAAAGCTCCATGCGAGGCTCAGGAGGCTGATACGCAACATTCCGCAGTTTGAGCTACTTAAGATCGAGGAAGCTTTGGCCGAGGGACTGCCGATAGAGAACGAGTTCCACAACCACGTCCTCGGCGTTTTCCGCGAGCTGGTTGAGTTCCTGAGGAGGGTTCTCAAGGACGAGGAGGTTCTCAGAAAGCTCGCCGAGGACCCGTTCATCAGCCTGAAGGAGGAAGATGGCAAGTGGTATATCGAGATCCCCGACGTCAGGACGTACATCCAGGCCACCGGAAGGACGAGCAGGCTGTTCGCCGGTGGAATCACAAAGGGACTGAGCGTGCTCATAGTTGACAACGAGAAGGTCTTCAACGGCCTCCTCAGACAGATGCGCTGGCGCTTCACAGAGTTCAAGATGGTGCCCTTCAAGGAGCTCGACCTCGACGAGGTTCTGAGGCAGATAGACGAGGACAGGGAGAAAGTTAGGCTGGTGATGGAAGGCAAGATAAGCGCCAAGGTCAAAGATCTGGTAAAATCCGCCCTCATGATAGTGGAGAGCCCGAACAAGGCCAGGACGATAGCCAACTTCTTCGGCCAGCCGAGCAAGACGAGGATAGGTGACCTGGTCGCCTACGAGGTGAGCATAGGAAACATGATGCTGACCATCCTCGCCAGCGGCGGGCACATGTTCGACCTCGTGACGAACGAGGGCTACCACGGCGTTCTTGTTGATGAGAAAGACGGCATGCTGAAGTTCATACCCGTCTACGACACCATCAAGCGCTGTCGCGACTGCGGTCATCAGTTCGTGGACTGGGAGGAGAAAGGTGTCTGTCCGCGCTGCGGCTCGACCAACGTCCGCGACGCCCTTCAGAACGTCAAGGCGATGCGCGAGCTCGCCCAGGAGGTCGATGAGATACTCATAGCGACGGACCCCGATACGGAGGGTGAGAAGATAGCCTGGGACATCATGAACGTCCTGAGTCCGTACACGCCAAACATCAAGCGCATAGAGTTCCACGAGGTCACGAGACCGGCCATAATGAGGGCCATCGAAGAGGCGAGGGATGTGAACGAGGGCCGCGTCAACGCGCAGATAGTGAGGAGAATAGAGGACAGGTGGATAGGCTTTGAACTGAGCCAGGAACTCCAGCGCGTCTTCGAGAACCGCAACCTCTCCGCAGGAAGGGTTCAGACGCCGGTTCTGGGCTGGGTGATTGAGCGCTACAAGGAGTTCACCGAGAGCGAGACGTACTTCATGGGGCTGACCCTTGAGAACGACCTCAGGGTCACGATAGAACTCGGAAAGGACGGCAAGGGGATTGAGCCGCCGGAGTACGTCACTGTCGAGGACGTTCAGCTTGAGGAAAGGGAGCTGAAGCCCTCGCCGCCGTACACAACTGACGCCATGCTCAAGGACGCCTCGACCTTCCTCAAGCTGTCCGCGCCGGAGGCGATGCGCATCGCCCAGGATCTCTTCGAGATGGGTCTCATCACCTACCACCGCACAGACTCCACTCACGTCAGCAACACGGGAATAGAGATCGCTAAGGAGTACATCACCCAGGAACTCGGCGAGGAGTACTTTAAACCGCGCCCCTGGGGTGAGGAGGGAACCCACGAGGCCATAAGGCCAACGAGGCCGATAGACACGGGCAGGCTGATGCAGTTGATCCGCGATGGAATCCTCCAGCTTCCGAAGAACCTTACCCGCAACCACTACAGGCTCTACGACATGATATTCAAGAAGTTCATGACGAGCCAGATGAAGGCTGCAAGGATAATCCATGAAAGGGCCGTCATCGACGCGGGCATCGGAAAGACCGAGGTAGAGGGCTATGTCGAGGTTGTTGAAGATGGTTGGACGCGGCTGAGGAGCCCGCCGATGAGGCAGCTCCCGATGCTGGAGAAAGGGGCCAGGCTGAAGGTCGTGGAGGCCAAGAAGTGGAAGGCACCGAAGGTGTCGCTCTACACCCAGGGCGACATAATAGCCCTGATGAAGGAGCGCAAGATAGGCCGGCCATCTACGTACGCGAAGATCGTTCAGACGCTCCTCCAGCGCTACTACGCCATCGAGACCCGCGGCAGGAAGAAGCTGGTGCCGACTGACCAGGGCATCAAGGTTTATCACTATCTCATTAGTAAATATAAGGACCTCGTCAACGAGGAGAAAACTCGGGGACTCGAGGAGATGATGGACCGCATCGAGGAGGGCAGCGTCGATTACCAGGAGGTTCTAAATGCGCTTTACCGGGAGCTGCAGGGCTATCTGGGGAATGGAAAGCCCCAATAA
- a CDS encoding SWIM zinc finger domain-containing protein gives MDEKTLRKGERYYRAGKVLWVVKYGDRLFSKVLGTYPYYVELNLSTGENTCTCPLGGDCKHVAAVMKAHENGFYFEAFDRHADLFPEAVAMEFLAEVPELALDVTIKELRFALSTDESGSEVARLFRRALRLVGMTGKREALHFLEEVIEEYRHVFSDYELALRLENELRELETAL, from the coding sequence ATGGACGAGAAGACCCTCAGGAAGGGCGAGCGCTACTACAGGGCGGGAAAGGTCCTGTGGGTCGTCAAGTACGGTGACAGGCTCTTTTCCAAGGTCCTGGGCACTTACCCGTACTACGTGGAGCTGAACCTTTCGACGGGAGAAAACACCTGCACCTGCCCTCTGGGCGGTGACTGCAAGCATGTTGCGGCCGTTATGAAGGCCCACGAGAACGGGTTCTACTTTGAGGCCTTCGACCGTCACGCCGATCTCTTCCCTGAAGCGGTTGCGATGGAGTTCCTTGCGGAGGTTCCGGAGCTGGCCCTCGACGTCACCATTAAGGAGCTCCGTTTTGCCCTCAGCACCGACGAGAGCGGGAGTGAAGTTGCGAGGCTTTTCAGGCGGGCACTTAGGCTTGTGGGCATGACCGGGAAAAGGGAAGCCCTGCACTTCCTTGAAGAGGTGATTGAGGAATACCGGCACGTTTTCAGCGACTATGAGCTGGCGCTGAGGCTCGAGAACGAACTGAGGGAGCTTGAGACGGCCCTCTAA
- a CDS encoding DUF4139 domain-containing protein: MRKKAIAAVGGIALIILAVFSFQGEKAAASEATVVLYNSAKIGVVEKVMEVELDEGMNDVPLEELAGLDIAEVTIRPLDGGVHVLGVFSKGSTGDVYSANVGSEVEVKLRSGDTVTGKFLGFKNGKIAIEGDGYYLINPSEVVYFKAKNLGGQASVYAVLQAEEAGKYNVSIVYRVSNMSWESRYKLYIGDNAKLYGYIVLNNPTAQEFKDAKVLLVAGDVQLYQNVPQPRVLYAMAEKGTDQVNVGQPEKIEAFYLYKLGVVDLNPASKMMYPYINFEVPFEREYLYESWPYGGEGAVYESISFKTEKVLPAGIVEIYRETDDGSLLIGERAIEHTPKGEMLRIGIGRDYDLKGTTTVLDQRNGEGYTYYKIKITLENFGNETKTVVVRHHKWGKLLTSSVQPIEETANYIDFRVTLKPGEKKEIVFDYENRY; the protein is encoded by the coding sequence ATGAGAAAGAAGGCGATAGCTGCAGTGGGTGGAATTGCACTTATAATCCTGGCGGTTTTCTCGTTCCAGGGGGAGAAGGCGGCGGCGAGCGAGGCCACCGTCGTTCTCTACAACTCCGCGAAGATTGGGGTTGTGGAGAAGGTCATGGAGGTCGAGCTGGATGAGGGAATGAACGACGTGCCCCTGGAGGAGCTGGCCGGGCTCGACATAGCGGAAGTTACGATAAGACCTCTTGACGGTGGAGTACACGTCCTCGGGGTCTTCAGCAAAGGCTCAACCGGGGACGTTTACAGCGCCAACGTCGGAAGCGAGGTTGAAGTAAAGCTCAGGAGCGGCGACACCGTTACTGGTAAGTTCCTTGGATTCAAGAACGGAAAGATAGCCATCGAGGGCGACGGCTACTACCTCATAAACCCGAGTGAGGTCGTGTACTTCAAGGCCAAAAACCTCGGCGGGCAGGCGAGCGTCTACGCGGTTCTTCAGGCGGAGGAGGCCGGAAAGTACAACGTGAGCATCGTCTACCGCGTCTCCAACATGAGCTGGGAGAGCAGGTACAAGCTCTACATCGGCGATAACGCGAAGCTCTACGGCTACATCGTCCTCAACAACCCGACCGCCCAGGAATTCAAGGACGCGAAGGTTCTCCTGGTTGCCGGCGACGTCCAGCTGTATCAGAACGTTCCCCAGCCGAGGGTTCTCTACGCCATGGCCGAGAAGGGAACGGACCAGGTCAACGTCGGCCAGCCGGAGAAGATAGAGGCGTTCTACCTCTACAAGCTCGGCGTCGTTGACCTGAACCCCGCGAGCAAGATGATGTATCCCTACATCAACTTCGAAGTCCCCTTTGAGAGGGAATACCTCTACGAGAGCTGGCCGTACGGGGGAGAGGGGGCCGTCTACGAGTCGATATCGTTCAAGACGGAGAAGGTTCTCCCCGCGGGAATCGTTGAGATATACCGGGAGACCGACGACGGGTCTCTCCTCATCGGCGAGAGGGCCATCGAGCATACCCCCAAAGGCGAGATGCTGAGGATAGGCATCGGCAGGGACTACGACCTCAAAGGCACAACTACCGTGCTCGATCAGAGGAACGGCGAGGGCTACACGTACTACAAGATAAAGATAACCCTCGAGAACTTCGGGAACGAGACCAAGACCGTCGTGGTCAGGCACCACAAGTGGGGCAAGCTGCTGACTTCGAGCGTCCAGCCGATCGAAGAGACCGCCAACTACATCGACTTCAGGGTGACCCTGAAGCCCGGGGAAAAGAAGGAGATAGTCTTCGACTACGAGAACCGGTATTGA
- a CDS encoding acetate--CoA ligase family protein — MDRVEKARAIIEKAKAENRPLVEPEAKEILKLYGVPVPDFKVATNEEEAVQFAREIGYPVVMKIVSPQIIHKSDAGGVKVNIKSDEEARQAFKTIMENAKNYKPDADLWGVIVYRMLPLGKEVIVGMIRDPQFGPAIMFGLGGIFVEILKDVSFRVAPITKDEALDMIKEIKAYPILAGARGEKPVNIEALAEIITKVGELALELPEIKELDINPIFAYEDSAVAVDARMLL; from the coding sequence ATGGACAGGGTTGAAAAGGCTAGGGCAATCATCGAGAAGGCCAAGGCCGAAAACAGGCCGCTCGTCGAGCCTGAGGCGAAGGAGATACTCAAGCTCTACGGCGTCCCCGTTCCGGACTTCAAGGTCGCCACCAACGAGGAGGAGGCCGTTCAGTTCGCCAGGGAGATTGGCTACCCGGTCGTCATGAAGATCGTTTCTCCGCAGATCATCCACAAGAGCGACGCCGGCGGTGTTAAGGTCAACATCAAGAGCGACGAGGAGGCCAGGCAGGCCTTCAAGACCATCATGGAGAACGCCAAGAACTACAAGCCGGACGCCGACCTCTGGGGCGTCATCGTTTACAGGATGCTCCCGCTCGGCAAGGAGGTCATCGTCGGTATGATCCGCGACCCGCAGTTCGGCCCGGCCATCATGTTCGGTCTCGGTGGAATCTTCGTCGAGATCCTCAAGGACGTCAGCTTCCGCGTTGCCCCGATAACCAAGGACGAGGCCCTCGACATGATCAAGGAGATCAAGGCCTACCCGATCCTCGCCGGAGCCCGTGGCGAGAAGCCGGTGAACATCGAGGCCCTCGCCGAGATAATCACCAAGGTCGGCGAGCTCGCCCTCGAGCTTCCGGAGATCAAGGAGCTCGACATCAACCCGATCTTCGCCTACGAGGACAGCGCCGTTGCCGTCGACGCCAGGATGCTCCTCTGA
- the cas6 gene encoding CRISPR-associated endoribonuclease Cas6, giving the protein MVRFLIRLRPENEPFRIPFNHQHMLQGLIYRRIQRVNPDLSLRLHSPKIPKLFTFSLFMAEKRKLADDRSALLGHGHGFFYFSTAVPEVAEAFITGLLQGPEVELWGERFMVEEVKALAEPERLSGRKFVTLSPIAATTKRVQLGKPRSYDLSPSEPEFYELIRENLREKYLAIYAERPPEDFDMKVLNAKPKRFEVKPGIFQVAWHLVFRAKGDEGLLRAGYMAGFGEKNSIGFGMVKVDGGKRGLSKGNRV; this is encoded by the coding sequence ATGGTCAGGTTCCTAATAAGACTCCGCCCGGAGAATGAACCGTTTCGAATACCCTTCAACCACCAGCACATGCTGCAGGGGCTGATTTACCGCAGGATTCAACGGGTAAACCCCGATCTGAGCCTCCGTCTTCACTCGCCGAAGATACCGAAGCTCTTCACGTTTTCACTGTTCATGGCAGAGAAGCGAAAGCTCGCGGATGACAGAAGCGCTCTGCTCGGCCACGGCCACGGTTTCTTCTACTTCTCAACAGCAGTTCCGGAGGTAGCGGAGGCGTTCATCACCGGCCTGCTCCAGGGGCCGGAGGTCGAGCTCTGGGGCGAGAGGTTCATGGTGGAGGAGGTCAAGGCTCTGGCGGAACCCGAGAGGCTGAGCGGGAGGAAGTTCGTGACGCTTTCGCCGATAGCGGCAACGACGAAGAGGGTTCAGCTCGGCAAGCCCAGGAGCTACGACCTCAGCCCCTCGGAGCCGGAATTCTACGAACTGATACGCGAGAACCTTCGGGAGAAGTACCTCGCGATATACGCCGAGAGGCCGCCGGAAGATTTCGATATGAAGGTGCTCAACGCCAAGCCCAAACGCTTCGAGGTAAAGCCCGGTATCTTCCAAGTGGCGTGGCATCTCGTCTTCCGGGCAAAGGGCGACGAGGGGCTCCTGAGGGCGGGCTACATGGCCGGCTTCGGGGAGAAGAACTCGATCGGGTTTGGGATGGTGAAGGTTGATGGGGGCAAGAGAGGACTTTCGAAAGGCAACAGGGTTTAA